In Plectropomus leopardus isolate mb chromosome 20, YSFRI_Pleo_2.0, whole genome shotgun sequence, one DNA window encodes the following:
- the LOC121959678 gene encoding amyloid-beta A4 precursor protein-binding family A member 1-like encodes MSHKYQGETSGEAGEEHKLPPRSRQPNGTSPGEPPVRRSWRPCQMLNQDGELNPHHNHHHHHHHQHHHQPHHHHHHPPTGRGPHRHRRRPPSGQGQGQSQAQSPGQAPLAAPSRPDQDESRDAEPRPVQQPRPAVTRYRRHGDPNPRLRGHRHRQPIREMQDALPGAEEKESPAEVKVQQRSSEDPVTDQLQDRGSPHQTPVAVVTPTHLSPGPATHNAKLRRPHTPPAEAEEDLQEPKAECEEESEEVKEVDEEQEQAEDDVDQRSTTAHPSCSHNDAQTVDDGAEERAERVEEDQEEVMDDVAEDIAAQGSEITDLCSDTESAASLSMDGPLHSPPPLQSPTPPSSPDVPPFPQLDHFSEDTSMSPLPDNDLLPEDEDDCSESCSLSHTSCSDSYPKTYADFYTESHQKPYQEPVYESYSEPKSHPNSFPEPLKTSYPELHREPRRQSGRRTETNEAQQESRQEPFTSHRQENVQKGAPPSPTKGPHYTPRQGRDRGSHHAPLDRSVGCRLHHYDGQSDGEGDSGDQSPIPKSRRQALRQAETQAKSPSSGQSSSGDAQEERNVVGVQGEDGTRGSGDAISMAIKDIKEAIEEVKIKTIRSPYTPDQPVEPIWVMRQEVSPTEEAYPPQTTAGHSSPHSPAQSVSESPSRYSSVPVREPVSPLRAESARALHPQQYHQQQPQQHNHYHHQHHQTQGHHTQQRDAARPQQTYPQPQPYGHVPPHHHHQRQHQQQVQHQQQQQQLPAQRPRPPVQPQSPPQPPSVQELRRSLPSFPTFVDVPGPCDPEDLIDGIIFAATYLGCTHLLSERTPTKSARMQQAQEAMSRVRAAQKQAKNRKKSPDGDAPSTAEVDLFMSTQRIKVLNADTQESLMDLPLRTISYIADIGNMVVLMARGKMVRSRSAQENLDHTAEQTTMNHDDRRLYRMICHVFESEDAQLIAQSIGQSFSVAYQEFLRANGIDPEDLSQREYSDLLNTQDMYNDDLIHFSKSENCRDVYIEKQKGEILGVVIVESGWGSILPTVIIASMMHAGPAEKSGRLNIGDQIMTINGTSLVGLPLSTCQSIIKGLKSQSRIKMNIVRCPPVTMVLIRRPDLRYQLGFSVQNGIICSLMRGGIAERGGVRVGHRIIEINGQSVVATPHEKIVQILSNAMGEIHMKTMPAAMYRLLTAQEQPVYI; translated from the exons ATGAGCCACAAGTATCAGGGAGAGACATCCGGGGAAGCCGGCGAGGAGCACAAGTTGCCTCCGAGGAGCAGGCAGCCCAACGGGACGTCACCCGGGGAACCTCCTGTACGTCGGTCCTGGAGACCATGTCAGATGCTCAACCAGGATGGGGAACTGAATCcccatcataatcatcatcatcaccatcatcatcagcatcatcatcagcctcatcaccaccaccatcacccaCCCACAGGTCGCGGACCCCATCGGCATCGCCGGCGGCCTCCATCAGGACAGGGGCAGGGCCAAAGCCAGGCTCAGAGTCCTGGTCAGGCCCCGCTGGCGGCTCCTTCCAGGCCAGACCAAGACGAAAGTCGAGATGCTGAGCCTCGTCCTGTGCAGCAACCCCGCCCTGCTGTCACCCGTTACCGCCGCCATGGTGACCCTAACCCCAGGCTTAGAGGTCACAGACAcaggcagccaatcagagagatGCAGGACGCTTTACCTGGTGcggaagagaaagagagtccAGCAGAGGTGAAGGTGCAGCAACGCTCATCAGAGGATCCTGTAACCGATCAACTGCAGGACAGAGGATCTCCGCACCAGACTCCTGTTGCAGTTGTCACCCCCACCCACCTTTCACCTGGTCCTGCAACACATAACGCCAAACTTCGCCGCCCGCACACTCCTCCGGCCGAGGCAGAAGAGGACCTCCAGGAACCTAAAGCGGAGTGTGAAGAAGAATCAGAGGAAGTTAAGGAGGTTGACGAAGAACAAGAGCAGGCGGAGGATGATGTAGACCAGCGCTCGACCACAGCTCACCCCAGCTGCAGTCATAACGACGCGCAGACAGTCGATGACGGAGCAGAGGAGCGTGCAGAAAGAGTGGAGGAGGATCAGGAGGAAGTGATGGACGATGTAGCGGAGGACATTGCAGCTCAGGGAAGTGAAATCACAGATCTCTGCTCTGACACGGAGAGCGCCGCCTCTCTCAGTATGGACGGACCTCTCCACAGCCCGCCGCCACTCCAGTCACCGACTCCTCCGTCGTCCCCCGATGTCCCACCTTTCCCCCAGCTGGACCACTTCAGCGAGGACACCAGTATGAGCCCTCTGCCCGACAACGACCTGTTACCTGAAGATGAGGACGACTGCTCTGAATCGTGCTCGCTGTCTCACACTTCCTGCTCTGACTCTTATCCTAAAACCTATGCAGACTTTTATACAGAGTCCCATCAAAAACCGTACCAAGAGCCCGTCTACGAGTCGTACTCGGAGCCTAAATCCCATCCCAACTCTTTTCCTGAGCCCCTTAAGACCTCCTACCCAGAGTTACACAGAGAGCCTCGCAGGCAATCTGGTCGGCGGACTGAGACTAATGAGGCCCAGCAGGAGTCCCGCCAAGAGCCCTTTACCAGCCATAGACAGGAGAATGTACAAAAAGGGGCTCCACCCTCCCCGACCAAGGGCCCCCATTACACCCCAAGGCAGGGCAGAGACCGAGGCTCGCATCACGCCCCCCTGGACCGCTCTGTTGGCTGCCGGCTGCACCACTATGACGGACAGTCTGACGGTGAGGGGGACAGCGGCGATCAAAGTCCAATTCCCAAAAGTCGCAGGCAGGCACTCAGACAAGCAGAGACCCAGGCCAAGAGCCCCTCGTCTGGGCAAAGCAGCTCAGGAGACGCACAGGAGGAGCGGAACGTGGTGGGAGTCCAAGGGGAGGACGGTACGAGGGGTTCAGGGGACGCCATTAGCATGGCGATTAAAGACATTAAGGAGGCGATTGAGGAGGTGAAGATTAAGACGATACGTTCCCCCTACACACCTGATCAGCCTGTGGAGCCGATTTGGGTGATGAGGCAGGAGGTCAGCCCCACAGAGGAGGCGTACCCGCCGCAGACTACAGCTGGCCAT TCTTCTCCTCACTCCCCCGCTCAGTCTGTGTCTGAGTCTCCGTCCCGATACTCCTCCGTTCCAGTTCGGGAGCCGGTCAGTCCGCTGAGAGCTGAGTCAGCCAGAGCTCTTCATCCTCAACAATATCACCAACAGCAGCCCCAACAACACAACCACtaccaccaccaacaccaccaaaCCCAAGGCCACCATACACAGCAGAGGGACGCAGCGAGGCCGCAGCAGACGTACCCACAGCCGCAACCGTACGGACACGTGCCGcctcatcaccatcaccaacgTCAGCATCAGCAACAGGTTCagcaccaacagcagcagcagcagcttccagCTCAGCGGCCGCGGCCTCCAGTTCAGCCACAGTCGCCTCCACAGCCGCCGTCTGTCCAGGAG CTTCGCAGATCTCTTCCTTCGTTTCCTACGTTTGTGGACG TCCCGGGACCATGTGACCCCGAAGACCTTATTGACGGCATCATCTTTGCAGCGACCTACCTGGGCTGCACCCACCTGCTGTCAGAGAGGACGCCCACAAAGAGCGCCCGCATGCAGCAGGCACAGGAGGCCATGAGCAGAGTGCGG GCGGCTCAGAAGCAGGCAAAGAACAGGAAAAAG AGCCCCGACGGGGACGCTCCGTCCACTGCTGAGGTCGATCTGTTCATGTCCACACAGAGGATCAAAGTCCTCAATGCAGACACTCAG GAGTCTTTAATGGACCTCCCGCTGAGGACAATTTCGTACATCGCAGACATCGGTAACATGGTGGTGCTGATGGCTCGGGGGAAGATGGTGCGCTCCCGCAGCGCGCAAGAAAACCTGGACCACACAGCTGAGCAAACCACCATGAACCACGACGACAGACGGCTGTACAGAATGATCTGCCACGTCTTCGAGTCTGAGGAT gCCCAGCTGATAGCTCAGTCCATCGGTCAGTCTTTCAGCGTCGCCTATCAGGAGTTCCTGAGGGCCAACGGCATCGACCCCGAGGATCTGAGCCAGAGGGAGTACAGCGACCTGCTCAACACTCAGGACATGTACAACGACGACCTCATCCACTTCTCCAAGTCTGAGAACTGCAGAGAT GTTTACATTGAGAAGCAGAAAGGAGAGATCCTTGGTGTGGTGATAGTGGAGTCGGGCTGGGGGTCCATCCTCCCCACCGTCATCATCGCCAGCATGATGCATGCTGGTCCGGCTGAGAAGTCTGGTCGACTCAACATTGGTGACCAGATCATGACCATAAACGGGACGAGCTTGGTGGGTTTACCGCTCAGCACGTGCCAGAGCATCATCAAG GGTCTCAAGTCTCAATCCAGGATCAAGATGAACATCGTCAGGTGTCCTCCCGTCACCATGGTGCTCATCCGCAGGCCGGACCTCAGATACCAGCTGGGCTTCAGTGTGCAGAATGGCATT ATCTGCAGCCTGATGAGGGGAGGCATTGCTGAGAGAGGAGGCGTTCGCGTCGGCCACCGCATCATCGAGATCAACGGCCAAAGCGTCGTAGCAACGCCTCACGAGAAGATCGTTCAGATTCTGTCTAACGCCATGGGAGAG ATCCACATGAAGACGATGCCTGCAGCCATGTATCGTCTGCTGACAGCACAGGAGCAACCTGTCTACATCTGA